A genomic window from Tolypothrix sp. PCC 7910 includes:
- a CDS encoding DapH/DapD/GlmU-related protein encodes MAVFISIYGLPVLVYRLHQWVYPVQEGISYLRGNSYSPWWGSHQIQAIYIAIPVLEAILRLIPGAFSLWLRLWGAKVGRDVYWTPGLEIADRGLIEIGDRVVMGHRVTISSHIIKPRKQNLMLYVKKVKIGNDVFVGAGSTLSAGVVIGDGTFLAIATNLYPNQKVHN; translated from the coding sequence ATGGCAGTGTTCATTTCTATTTATGGATTACCTGTGCTAGTTTACCGCTTACATCAATGGGTGTATCCTGTGCAGGAAGGTATTAGTTATTTACGCGGTAACTCATATAGTCCTTGGTGGGGTAGCCATCAAATTCAGGCGATTTATATTGCAATTCCAGTTTTAGAAGCAATATTACGATTGATTCCAGGCGCTTTTTCGTTATGGTTGCGATTGTGGGGAGCTAAAGTAGGTCGGGATGTTTATTGGACACCAGGATTAGAGATTGCCGATCGCGGTTTAATAGAAATAGGCGATCGCGTAGTTATGGGACATCGTGTCACTATTTCTTCCCATATAATCAAGCCCCGCAAGCAAAATTTAATGTTGTATGTCAAGAAAGTCAAAATTGGTAATGATGTGTTTGTGGGGGCTGGATCTACTCTCTCAGCTGGTGTAGTCATTGGGGATGGTACATTCCTAGCTATAGCTACAAACCTTTATCCTAACCAGAAGGTACATAATTAG
- a CDS encoding sterol desaturase family protein: MHQLAQIIIFITFIGLVCWTINNQVCRTQLQIKSREDWLLDGVGLMIQGIMIPLLQATVVYGIYHQLFPQLQGNFKIAPILAFIISFILVDYLYYWNHRLLHSKFLWQVHQVHHTVTQMDVLGTSRNTLWTSLLIIYLWIHTLFLYLLADPTAYLLGVSLTSALDLWRHSRLMIDENSWLYQFVFPWLILPQDHAWHHCSEVFNCNYGANLKLWDKLHKTYYESKDLPSVIGISTSLTLRQKLLFPFS; the protein is encoded by the coding sequence ATGCATCAATTGGCACAAATTATAATTTTTATTACATTTATTGGTTTGGTTTGTTGGACAATTAATAATCAAGTCTGCAGAACTCAATTACAAATCAAAAGTCGTGAAGATTGGCTTTTAGATGGTGTGGGCTTAATGATTCAAGGAATTATGATTCCTTTATTACAGGCTACTGTAGTTTATGGGATTTATCATCAATTATTCCCCCAATTACAGGGAAATTTTAAAATAGCGCCTATCTTAGCTTTTATTATTAGTTTTATCTTAGTTGATTATTTATATTATTGGAATCATCGTTTATTACATAGTAAATTTCTGTGGCAAGTACATCAGGTACACCATACTGTTACGCAAATGGATGTATTAGGTACTTCTCGTAATACGCTGTGGACAAGTTTGTTAATAATTTATTTATGGATACACACTTTATTTTTGTATCTTCTAGCCGATCCAACAGCTTATTTGCTAGGGGTTAGTCTGACTTCTGCTCTGGATTTATGGCGGCATAGCCGCTTGATGATTGATGAAAATAGCTGGCTATATCAATTTGTATTCCCCTGGTTAATATTACCCCAGGATCATGCATGGCATCATTGCAGCGAAGTTTTTAATTGTAATTATGGTGCTAACTTGAAATTGTGGGATAAGTTACATAAAACTTATTATGAAAGCAAAGATTTACCATCAGTAATTGGAATTTCTACTTCTTTAACCTTAAGGCAAAAACTTTTATTTCCATTTTCATGA
- a CDS encoding Uma2 family endonuclease → MDTATITLPSTLKLKIDLTDEQFFQMCQKNRNYRFERTASGEVLIMAPTGGETSNRNGRLTQKLFNWVDTNDLGIAFDSNGGFKLPNGAERSPDASWVKIERWNALTPEQQEKFAPICPDFVVELRSPSDSLKDLQDKMREYIENGARLGWLIDRKNQRVEIYRPGKDVEILDNPESLSGEDVLPGFVLHLQQIM, encoded by the coding sequence ATGGACACAGCGACAATCACTTTGCCTTCTACCCTAAAATTAAAAATCGACTTGACTGATGAGCAGTTTTTCCAGATGTGTCAGAAAAACCGCAACTATCGATTTGAGCGCACGGCATCCGGGGAAGTACTAATTATGGCACCAACTGGTGGAGAAACTAGTAATCGTAACGGCAGACTTACTCAAAAGCTGTTTAATTGGGTAGATACCAATGATTTAGGAATCGCTTTTGACTCTAATGGTGGCTTTAAATTACCCAATGGTGCAGAACGTTCCCCTGATGCTTCTTGGGTAAAAATTGAGCGTTGGAATGCTTTAACCCCAGAACAACAAGAAAAATTTGCCCCTATTTGTCCTGATTTTGTAGTTGAGTTGCGTTCCCCTAGCGATTCTCTCAAAGATTTGCAAGATAAAATGCGGGAATATATTGAAAATGGTGCGCGACTAGGTTGGTTAATTGATCGCAAAAATCAGCGCGTGGAAATTTATCGTCCTGGAAAAGATGTGGAGATATTAGATAATCCTGAAAGTTTATCGGGTGAAGATGTGCTACCTGGATTTGTATTGCATTTACAGCAGATTATGTAA
- a CDS encoding aromatic ring-hydroxylating dioxygenase subunit alpha — MQFADFWYIVALSEQLPPNKVLARTVLGEWLAIFRSEDGQPVALRDRCLHRSSRLSTGKVCAAALQCPYHGWVYDKNGKVIAVPAEGEDFKPSQQRQAKRYATKEQDGYIYVRLAETPSEEFQPFSMPHYGEAGWETVRVINRFANNVTNCAENFIDIPHTAFVHPGVFRTSRQQKLEMTVERENGAVLVEYSNETSNLGWYSRFLNGESAEIQHCDRFYMPNITSVEYQMGRNRHLFITSQSIPETDNSTLVYTDVTYNYGIWNKLARPFVWWTAQHIISQDIKILGIQGEAIAKYGTQFFNTPADTIHVFVESIRTAISRGEDPRLLPNQSVKVTFWV, encoded by the coding sequence ATGCAATTTGCAGATTTTTGGTATATTGTCGCACTCAGCGAGCAACTACCACCAAACAAGGTATTAGCAAGAACTGTTTTAGGCGAGTGGCTAGCAATATTTCGTAGTGAAGATGGACAACCTGTGGCGTTGCGCGATCGCTGTTTGCATCGCAGTAGTCGTCTATCAACTGGTAAAGTATGTGCAGCTGCTTTGCAATGTCCTTATCATGGTTGGGTATACGATAAAAATGGCAAGGTGATTGCAGTTCCGGCTGAGGGAGAAGATTTCAAACCCTCCCAGCAGCGTCAAGCCAAGCGGTACGCCACCAAAGAACAGGATGGATATATATATGTGCGGTTAGCAGAGACTCCCAGCGAAGAGTTTCAGCCATTTTCTATGCCACATTATGGAGAAGCTGGTTGGGAAACGGTGCGGGTAATTAACCGTTTTGCTAACAATGTTACTAATTGTGCAGAGAATTTTATTGATATTCCCCACACAGCTTTTGTGCATCCTGGTGTATTCCGTACCTCTCGCCAACAAAAGCTAGAAATGACTGTGGAAAGGGAAAATGGCGCAGTTTTAGTAGAGTATAGCAATGAAACCAGTAATTTAGGCTGGTATAGCCGTTTTCTTAATGGTGAAAGTGCAGAGATTCAACATTGCGATCGCTTTTATATGCCCAATATTACTTCTGTGGAATATCAAATGGGGCGCAATCGCCATTTGTTCATTACTAGTCAATCTATCCCAGAAACTGATAATTCCACTCTGGTTTATACAGATGTCACCTATAACTATGGCATCTGGAACAAGCTAGCACGTCCGTTTGTGTGGTGGACGGCTCAACATATTATTAGCCAGGATATTAAAATTTTAGGTATTCAGGGGGAGGCGATCGCAAAATACGGCACACAATTTTTTAATACACCTGCGGACACAATTCATGTGTTTGTCGAGTCAATTAGAACAGCAATTTCTCGTGGAGAAGATCCGCGATTATTACCTAATCAATCTGTAAAGGTAACATTTTGGGTTTAA
- the queF gene encoding preQ(1) synthase, whose amino-acid sequence MTNNTTEMKYGEREIAEGQLITFPNPRVGRRYDINITLPEFTCKCPFSGYPDFATIYISYIPDERVVELKALKLYINSYRDRYISHEESANQILDDFVAACDPLEATVKADFTPRGNVHTVVEVRHQKLAK is encoded by the coding sequence ATGACAAATAACACTACAGAAATGAAGTATGGCGAACGCGAGATTGCGGAAGGACAGCTGATTACATTTCCGAATCCGCGTGTGGGTAGAAGATATGACATTAATATTACGTTGCCGGAATTTACCTGTAAATGTCCGTTTTCGGGTTATCCGGATTTTGCCACAATTTATATTAGCTATATCCCTGATGAGCGCGTAGTGGAATTGAAAGCACTCAAGCTTTACATCAACAGTTACCGCGATCGTTATATTTCCCACGAAGAATCTGCTAATCAAATTCTTGATGATTTTGTTGCAGCTTGCGATCCTTTAGAAGCCACAGTTAAAGCAGATTTTACTCCTCGTGGGAATGTGCATACAGTAGTGGAAGTGCGTCATCAAAAGCTAGCGAAGTAA
- a CDS encoding 2'-5' RNA ligase family protein, with protein sequence MNLFFIALLPPQDIQDYANQIKQYFADNYASQHAQKSPPHITLQPPFKWPNSDASRLEASVAELAVRKQPVPITLSGFAAFAPRVIYINVLRTPELLNLQADLMAHVEMTLGIVDKVGKTRPFAPHMTVAFRDLTRQNFKAAWPEFEHRQLYFEFIADKLTLLMHDGRRWNIKSEFALLTE encoded by the coding sequence ATGAATCTCTTTTTTATTGCTCTGCTACCACCGCAAGATATTCAAGATTACGCTAACCAAATCAAGCAATATTTTGCTGATAATTATGCCAGCCAACACGCGCAAAAGTCTCCCCCACACATTACCTTGCAACCACCGTTTAAATGGCCTAATAGCGATGCCTCACGGTTAGAAGCATCTGTGGCAGAATTGGCGGTGAGAAAACAGCCAGTACCGATTACTCTTAGTGGGTTTGCTGCTTTTGCACCCCGTGTCATCTATATAAATGTATTGAGAACGCCAGAATTGTTAAATTTGCAAGCTGATTTAATGGCTCATGTTGAAATGACTTTGGGTATTGTGGACAAGGTTGGTAAAACTCGACCTTTTGCACCCCACATGACAGTTGCATTTCGGGACTTAACAAGACAAAACTTTAAAGCAGCTTGGCCAGAATTTGAGCATCGTCAATTGTATTTTGAATTTATTGCCGACAAGTTAACATTATTAATGCATGACGGTAGACGTTGGAATATTAAATCTGAGTTTGCTTTGTTAACAGAGTAA
- a CDS encoding phasin family protein has product MAGFGDIVQKAFYLGVGLASYAGEKAGGKLAEVRSQVQKLADEMVARGEMNTDEARRFVEDMMKQAQQSPTSGVDTEKTPPAEPRRIEILEDDEEPTVKNTATSATNDVDALRDQVLELQEELKRLQRDE; this is encoded by the coding sequence ATGGCTGGTTTTGGAGATATTGTTCAAAAAGCTTTTTACCTCGGTGTTGGGTTAGCTTCTTACGCAGGTGAGAAAGCAGGGGGAAAATTAGCCGAAGTGCGATCGCAAGTCCAAAAACTGGCAGATGAAATGGTGGCACGGGGCGAAATGAACACGGATGAAGCCCGTCGCTTTGTCGAAGATATGATGAAGCAAGCTCAACAGTCGCCAACATCTGGTGTGGATACAGAAAAAACCCCACCTGCTGAACCCCGTCGCATTGAGATTTTAGAAGACGATGAAGAGCCAACAGTGAAAAACACTGCAACCTCTGCAACTAATGATGTAGATGCATTGCGCGATCAAGTCTTAGAATTGCAAGAAGAATTAAAACGGCTGCAACGTGACGAGTAA
- a CDS encoding YciI family protein: MPTFVKIEEGTVDKPTFDQYVPAHKAYVQDLIAKGHKAKTGYWAELGGGMMLFEAESMAEAQAIVALDPLVKNGCVKYQLHEWRIVME, encoded by the coding sequence ATGCCAACTTTTGTGAAGATTGAAGAAGGTACAGTTGATAAACCTACCTTTGATCAGTATGTACCTGCCCATAAAGCTTATGTTCAGGATTTAATCGCCAAAGGACACAAAGCCAAGACTGGTTATTGGGCAGAACTGGGAGGTGGGATGATGCTATTTGAGGCAGAATCGATGGCGGAAGCCCAAGCGATTGTAGCCCTTGACCCATTGGTAAAAAATGGCTGTGTGAAATATCAGTTACACGAATGGCGAATTGTTATGGAATAA